Proteins from a genomic interval of Paenibacillus lentus:
- a CDS encoding ABC transporter ATP-binding protein, with product MIHVQGVCKTYGRQTVLKGVDWHVQRGEFWGIIGPNGSGKTTLLNLLSGVERPEAGDISLVGKSLPSYGRKALSRKLAVLQQDGLPPMAFPVRQVLEMGRFPFQNWRGQETGDGAAALLDEIVNRLDLQGLENKPLHVLSGGQRQRVALGKVMAQQPEVVLLDEPTTYLDIHYQMQFMELISSWQQAEQLTVIAVMHDLNLAALYCDKLLALREGKVVARGKPSEIIAPEIVKSLFEVDSYAVMHPDRQVPQLLLRNEHGI from the coding sequence ATGATTCATGTTCAAGGCGTATGCAAGACCTATGGTCGGCAAACGGTGCTAAAGGGAGTCGATTGGCATGTTCAGCGGGGAGAGTTCTGGGGCATCATCGGGCCCAACGGCAGCGGAAAAACGACGCTGTTAAACCTCTTGTCAGGTGTTGAGAGACCGGAGGCTGGGGATATTTCGCTAGTGGGCAAGTCACTTCCATCTTATGGACGCAAAGCTTTGTCAAGGAAGCTGGCTGTACTTCAGCAGGATGGTTTGCCGCCGATGGCTTTTCCAGTGCGTCAGGTTCTGGAAATGGGCAGATTTCCTTTTCAAAACTGGCGGGGACAAGAAACGGGAGACGGTGCGGCGGCGTTGCTTGACGAGATCGTAAACCGCCTAGACCTGCAGGGACTGGAGAACAAGCCATTGCATGTGCTGAGTGGCGGGCAGAGACAGCGGGTTGCACTTGGCAAAGTGATGGCGCAGCAGCCGGAGGTCGTCCTGCTGGATGAGCCGACGACATATCTCGACATTCACTATCAAATGCAGTTTATGGAATTGATCTCCAGCTGGCAGCAGGCTGAACAATTAACCGTCATTGCAGTAATGCATGATTTGAATCTGGCTGCATTGTATTGTGATAAGCTGCTTGCATTGCGTGAAGGAAAGGTCGTGGCCAGAGGAAAGCCGAGTGAAATTATTGCCCCGGAAATAGTGAAGTCACTCTTTGAAGTGGACTCTTATGCCGTGATGCATCCGGATCGCCAGGTACCCCAACTGCTGTTGCGAAACGAGCACGGGATCTAG
- a CDS encoding queuosine precursor transporter, producing MYNLGWGVLFVIVNFAFFLICYRWFGKKGLYAWIGVATVIANIQVVKTIEMFGIVMTLGNTMYVSLYMTSDLLNEKYGRGEAKKAVWFGFFTLIMTTILMQMALVFTPQPEDLAHSSLERIFGWMPRLALGSLTAYFVSQFLDVRLFSWIRKFYPSRGQLWIRNNGSTLISSFVDTLIFCTIAFAGQYSLQIWTEILLTTYVVKFVLTAAGTPFLYIARNFHQEEREEA from the coding sequence ATGTATAACCTCGGATGGGGTGTTTTGTTCGTCATCGTTAATTTCGCATTTTTCTTGATATGCTATCGCTGGTTCGGCAAAAAGGGGCTTTATGCCTGGATTGGCGTTGCTACGGTCATTGCCAACATTCAAGTGGTGAAGACGATTGAAATGTTCGGAATTGTTATGACCCTCGGCAATACGATGTATGTTAGCTTATACATGACCAGTGATTTGCTAAATGAAAAATACGGCCGAGGCGAAGCTAAGAAAGCGGTGTGGTTTGGTTTCTTTACCCTGATTATGACGACGATCCTGATGCAGATGGCACTAGTATTTACGCCTCAGCCTGAGGACTTGGCCCACTCTTCTTTAGAGAGGATCTTTGGATGGATGCCAAGGCTTGCGCTCGGCAGTTTGACGGCATATTTCGTTAGCCAATTTCTGGATGTCCGGTTGTTTTCCTGGATTCGAAAATTCTATCCGAGCCGGGGACAGCTGTGGATTCGTAACAATGGCAGTACGTTGATCAGTTCTTTTGTGGATACGCTGATCTTCTGTACGATTGCTTTTGCGGGGCAATATAGTTTGCAAATTTGGACGGAAATATTGCTGACGACGTATGTCGTGAAATTTGTATTGACCGCAGCGGGTACTCCTTTTCTATACATCGCCAGAAATTTCCATCAAGAGGAGAGGGAGGAAGCATAA
- the cobS gene encoding adenosylcobinamide-GDP ribazoletransferase — translation MNRSMNRNKSKDRPIAAAFQFLSRIPVPLEVDFTPEVLRRSVKHYPLVGFAIGAVLSVVAALSAWLLPPMPAAVVTLAAWIWLTGGLHLDGWMDSADALLSYRSREKMLEIMKDSRVGAMGVIACVLLLLFKMSLLATLIGSGFVYIGAALLMATVWSRWFMTYALKVWPTAREGEGLAERFHGQTAGDITISTIVALLLSALGLTLVAWWLIPPVSWMLFLIYYLIVPCIVCFVGTLAAARISKRLGGLTGDVYGALNEGLEAVVLLAAVIIFGR, via the coding sequence ATGAACAGAAGCATGAACCGCAATAAAAGTAAGGATCGGCCGATTGCGGCGGCGTTCCAGTTTTTATCGCGAATCCCTGTTCCGCTCGAAGTGGATTTCACGCCAGAGGTGCTGAGGCGCAGTGTGAAGCATTATCCGCTCGTGGGCTTCGCCATCGGCGCTGTGCTCAGCGTGGTCGCTGCACTCTCCGCTTGGCTTCTGCCGCCGATGCCCGCGGCAGTTGTTACACTTGCGGCTTGGATTTGGCTGACCGGGGGTCTGCATCTTGACGGCTGGATGGATTCGGCTGATGCGCTGCTTAGCTATCGCAGCAGGGAGAAGATGCTGGAGATTATGAAGGACAGTCGAGTCGGCGCTATGGGAGTTATTGCTTGCGTATTGCTCCTTCTCTTTAAAATGTCTCTTCTGGCAACCTTAATAGGTTCTGGTTTTGTCTACATAGGCGCCGCGCTGTTGATGGCAACCGTGTGGAGCCGCTGGTTTATGACCTATGCATTAAAAGTCTGGCCGACGGCGCGGGAAGGCGAGGGACTTGCGGAGCGCTTTCATGGGCAGACGGCAGGTGATATCACCATTTCAACTATAGTCGCTCTATTGCTATCGGCGCTCGGATTGACGCTAGTAGCCTGGTGGCTGATACCGCCTGTTTCCTGGATGCTCTTCTTGATTTATTATTTGATCGTACCGTGTATTGTATGCTTCGTCGGCACGCTGGCGGCGGCTAGGATCAGCAAGAGATTAGGCGGATTAACAGGTGATGTGTATGGTGCTTTGAATGAAGGGTTAGAGGCAGTGGTGCTATTGGCTGCCGTTATTATTTTTGGCAGATAA
- the cobT gene encoding nicotinate-nucleotide--dimethylbenzimidazole phosphoribosyltransferase has protein sequence MSYSVSDVIKLVSPLQREASAAAAEHLDRLTKPPGSLGKLEALAIQLAGITGQVKPSFDKRAIIVMAADHGVCEEGISAFPAEVTPQMVLNFLAGGAAINVFARQAGADVLCVDVGVNAELSHPDLLVRKVRMGTANMAAGPAMSRNEAEAALLTGVAVVKDAVDKGTTLFVTGEMGIGNTTASAAVMSVLTGIAPLECVGRGTGIDEQTLHHKASVVERAIALNQPDAQDPLDVLSKVGGLEIAGLTGVILGAAAYRCPVVIDGFISSVAALIAKELCAETVNYMVASHHSQEPGHIQVLRALGLSPMLELDMRLGEGTGGALALHLIDGACRIMKEMATFESAGISSGEPSAGMDNGVNTK, from the coding sequence ATGAGTTATTCCGTTTCAGACGTTATCAAGTTAGTATCGCCTTTGCAAAGGGAGGCTTCGGCAGCGGCAGCGGAGCATTTGGATCGTTTGACCAAGCCGCCGGGCAGCCTTGGAAAGCTGGAGGCGCTGGCGATTCAGCTTGCTGGAATCACAGGACAAGTGAAGCCAAGCTTTGATAAGCGTGCAATTATCGTGATGGCCGCAGACCATGGTGTATGTGAGGAAGGGATTAGTGCTTTTCCGGCTGAGGTTACTCCACAAATGGTATTGAATTTCTTGGCTGGCGGGGCGGCAATTAATGTGTTTGCCCGTCAAGCAGGTGCTGATGTACTGTGTGTGGATGTCGGAGTTAATGCCGAGTTGAGTCACCCGGATCTGCTTGTTCGTAAGGTTAGAATGGGAACGGCCAATATGGCTGCTGGTCCAGCGATGAGCCGTAATGAAGCAGAGGCCGCTCTATTGACTGGGGTTGCTGTCGTAAAGGATGCTGTGGATAAAGGTACAACATTGTTCGTGACAGGTGAAATGGGAATTGGCAACACAACAGCCAGCGCTGCGGTGATGAGCGTGCTGACGGGCATTGCTCCTTTGGAGTGTGTGGGAAGGGGTACAGGCATCGATGAGCAGACATTGCATCACAAAGCCTCTGTAGTTGAGCGGGCTATCGCGTTGAATCAACCGGATGCCCAAGATCCACTGGATGTCCTATCCAAAGTGGGTGGCCTGGAAATTGCAGGTTTAACTGGTGTCATATTAGGCGCAGCAGCTTATCGTTGTCCTGTCGTTATCGATGGATTTATTTCCAGTGTAGCCGCTTTAATCGCTAAGGAATTATGCGCGGAGACGGTAAATTATATGGTTGCTTCCCATCATTCGCAGGAGCCTGGGCATATTCAGGTATTGCGGGCGCTTGGCCTCTCTCCGATGCTTGAGCTTGATATGCGGCTTGGAGAAGGAACCGGAGGCGCCCTTGCGCTTCATTTGATTGATGGAGCCTGCCGGATTATGAAGGAAATGGCTACCTTTGAAAGTGCGGGAATTTCCTCAGGCGAGCCATCGGCTGGCATGGATAATGGAGTGAATACAAAGTGA
- a CDS encoding ABC transporter substrate-binding protein, whose amino-acid sequence MDKFRHYWGILVLVVVLVVMAACGKDTKDTQDNNATSTPAQQEQSNQTGQSEQEQPASDAQKTTYPLTVTDSTGAEFTFEAAPQRIVSLAPSETEGLFALGLDEQIVGVSDNDDYPEAVKDKPRMGGSQVNVEAVIAAKPDLVVVVGSLIDPATVKSLTDLGVKVYQSNPNKLEETLAHIRAIGEITDRKKEAEEVVGQMEKERDLVLDAVKTLTPDQRKKVYIEFSPGWTVGKGEYMDELITLAGGENVASDLEGWNEINEENIIKANPDVILFGGNIRYEDNKTIGEMIKTRGGWDQITAVKEDRVIGIDDNLLSRPGPRVTQGLIEIAKAIYPELIPQ is encoded by the coding sequence ATGGATAAATTTAGGCATTATTGGGGTATTTTGGTTTTAGTAGTTGTACTCGTAGTGATGGCAGCGTGCGGCAAGGACACTAAGGACACGCAAGACAATAACGCAACCAGTACACCTGCCCAGCAGGAGCAGAGCAATCAAACGGGACAGAGCGAGCAGGAGCAGCCAGCATCCGATGCGCAAAAAACAACCTATCCTTTGACGGTGACGGATTCAACAGGTGCGGAGTTTACTTTTGAGGCTGCTCCTCAAAGGATCGTATCGCTGGCTCCTTCTGAGACGGAAGGATTATTTGCTTTGGGTCTTGATGAACAAATCGTGGGCGTATCTGACAACGACGATTATCCCGAAGCCGTAAAGGATAAGCCAAGAATGGGCGGTTCCCAGGTTAACGTTGAGGCCGTCATCGCCGCAAAGCCGGATTTGGTTGTGGTGGTGGGCAGCCTGATCGACCCGGCAACCGTTAAAAGCTTAACCGATCTTGGTGTTAAGGTTTATCAGTCCAACCCGAACAAATTGGAAGAAACGCTGGCTCATATTAGAGCAATTGGCGAGATCACTGACCGGAAAAAAGAAGCTGAAGAAGTGGTAGGGCAAATGGAAAAAGAACGCGATCTCGTATTGGATGCTGTTAAAACGTTAACGCCGGATCAACGCAAAAAAGTATACATTGAGTTTTCGCCGGGCTGGACGGTCGGTAAAGGCGAGTATATGGATGAATTGATCACGCTGGCTGGAGGCGAGAACGTAGCATCGGATCTTGAAGGCTGGAATGAAATTAACGAAGAAAATATTATTAAGGCTAACCCCGATGTTATTTTATTTGGCGGGAACATACGCTATGAGGACAATAAAACGATCGGCGAAATGATCAAGACTCGCGGTGGTTGGGATCAAATCACGGCCGTCAAGGAGGATCGGGTTATTGGGATTGATGATAATTTATTAAGCCGTCCCGGCCCTCGCGTTACTCAGGGGTTAATTGAAATTGCCAAAGCCATTTATCCGGAATTGATCCCGCAATGA
- a CDS encoding methyl-accepting chemotaxis protein: MLGIKHSISRKFMTTFTVVIILSSLLFSISFYFVSMGIINKNVLPQFDKVLHTSTQDIYRNLNTTMSLQLLNGGENSRFGVEAYLTKSVEDFQLHTVYLVHLQDEQATVIATSSGSTLETSDTIAIQDAMRQASAGKIAISELYQDQFGYHKTAYLQVPGSDLLLAVGIDATFIKEKQTEILWICLGITAVIIFLGITAAYMVSKRITKPIRNLAQVTEKMAHGDFRQTIEVQGHDELAQLAASFRTMTEQLKGMITNVLHTSQTVVNTSDNLLASAQTFEQLIYSSNEATQQVEAGSSTIATTAAENARAMEEISAGIHHIASSSAEITEKIGEASDKAISGNQIVHDAVTEMLQVEEAAMESMNHISLMNERSAAIAQIVGTIMEISKQINILALNAAIESARAGEHGRGFAVVAEEIRKLAEQSRIATDEIGDYLLAIQDEASNSVRAMQRVSDEIQSGTSRVKSAEEAFSQLAAWIQNINLTVQSISSSTQQVSASAEEVTASVEEAANITAKSLVTIEEIAHNSAKQADEINDHANAVRNLHEGALSLRESVRQFII, from the coding sequence ATGCTCGGAATCAAGCACTCAATCAGCCGCAAATTCATGACAACCTTTACCGTTGTCATCATCTTATCTTCCCTATTGTTTAGCATCAGCTTTTATTTCGTATCCATGGGGATCATCAACAAAAACGTTCTGCCCCAGTTTGACAAGGTTCTACATACTAGTACGCAGGATATTTATCGCAACCTTAATACAACGATGTCCCTCCAACTGCTCAATGGGGGAGAAAACTCCCGCTTTGGCGTAGAAGCCTACTTAACGAAGAGTGTGGAGGATTTTCAATTACATACAGTTTATCTAGTTCATCTTCAAGATGAGCAAGCCACAGTCATTGCGACCAGCTCCGGCTCTACCCTAGAAACCTCTGACACCATAGCCATTCAAGATGCGATGAGGCAAGCATCAGCTGGCAAAATAGCGATTAGCGAATTATACCAGGACCAATTTGGCTACCATAAGACGGCTTATCTCCAGGTTCCAGGAAGTGATCTGCTGTTGGCCGTCGGAATAGATGCTACCTTTATCAAGGAAAAGCAGACGGAAATTTTATGGATCTGCCTTGGCATTACTGCCGTAATTATATTTCTCGGCATTACCGCAGCCTATATGGTCAGCAAACGAATTACTAAGCCAATCAGGAACCTGGCACAGGTCACGGAGAAAATGGCACATGGCGATTTCCGGCAAACGATTGAGGTTCAAGGCCATGATGAGTTAGCCCAGCTGGCAGCAAGCTTCCGCACCATGACAGAGCAGCTTAAAGGAATGATCACCAATGTCCTTCATACTTCCCAGACGGTCGTTAATACATCAGACAACTTGCTTGCATCCGCACAAACCTTCGAACAATTAATTTACAGCTCAAATGAAGCTACGCAGCAAGTGGAAGCAGGCAGCTCTACGATTGCCACAACTGCTGCAGAAAATGCGAGAGCCATGGAGGAAATTTCTGCAGGCATTCATCATATCGCGTCTTCCTCGGCAGAAATCACCGAGAAAATTGGGGAAGCATCGGATAAAGCCATATCAGGCAACCAGATCGTTCATGATGCTGTCACTGAAATGCTCCAAGTCGAGGAAGCGGCCATGGAATCCATGAACCATATTTCGCTCATGAACGAACGCTCCGCAGCGATTGCCCAAATCGTTGGAACGATCATGGAAATCAGCAAGCAGATTAACATTCTAGCGCTCAACGCTGCCATTGAATCAGCCCGTGCCGGTGAACATGGAAGAGGCTTTGCAGTCGTAGCCGAGGAAATACGCAAGCTCGCCGAGCAATCCCGCATCGCTACGGACGAAATCGGTGACTATCTTCTCGCCATTCAAGATGAAGCCAGCAACTCTGTACGTGCAATGCAGCGTGTCAGCGATGAAATCCAATCTGGAACGTCTCGCGTTAAGAGCGCAGAAGAAGCTTTTTCTCAGCTGGCAGCATGGATTCAAAACATTAACTTGACCGTACAATCCATCTCTTCTTCCACCCAACAGGTCTCTGCAAGTGCAGAAGAAGTGACAGCTTCTGTAGAAGAGGCAGCAAATATCACCGCGAAATCCCTCGTCACGATCGAGGAAATTGCCCATAACTCCGCAAAGCAAGCGGACGAAATCAATGACCATGCCAATGCCGTGCGTAACCTGCATGAAGGTGCACTTTCCTTACGTGAGTCCGTCCGTCAATTTATCATCTGA
- the cobU gene encoding bifunctional adenosylcobinamide kinase/adenosylcobinamide-phosphate guanylyltransferase, with product MIVMVTGGARSGKSSFAERWCMKHAGRAYYIATAQAFDIEMEQRIALHRQGRETTDYSWETIEEPLQLGDLLTKLSDTGREAMGAAHSDPEVEPSPAVLIDCLTLWLSNVLLSVGEQTDGEAKAMEEIDRLMEAIASYNGTIVVVTNEVGSGIVPAYPLGRLYRDLAGVMNRRLATIAKQVFLVTAGIPIELKSREYKL from the coding sequence GTGATCGTCATGGTGACGGGCGGAGCTCGCAGCGGAAAAAGCAGCTTTGCCGAACGCTGGTGCATGAAGCATGCTGGCAGGGCGTATTATATCGCCACAGCTCAAGCCTTCGATATCGAAATGGAACAGCGGATAGCATTGCATCGTCAGGGGCGAGAGACGACAGATTATAGTTGGGAGACGATCGAAGAGCCGCTCCAACTAGGCGATTTGCTGACGAAGCTAAGCGATACTGGGCGGGAGGCGATGGGGGCAGCGCATTCTGATCCTGAAGTCGAACCCTCTCCAGCTGTACTGATCGATTGCTTGACGCTGTGGCTGTCTAATGTTCTGCTCTCTGTTGGCGAGCAAACGGATGGTGAGGCCAAGGCAATGGAGGAAATAGATCGGCTGATGGAAGCGATCGCCAGTTATAACGGAACTATAGTGGTGGTGACCAACGAGGTGGGTAGTGGCATTGTTCCCGCATATCCTTTGGGGCGGCTATATCGGGACTTGGCCGGCGTCATGAATCGGCGTTTAGCCACAATCGCAAAACAGGTATTTCTCGTTACCGCAGGCATTCCGATCGAACTAAAGAGCAGGGAGTATAAGCTATGA
- a CDS encoding M24 family metallopeptidase produces the protein MNSKWTILEQKMREVGIQTLIITDPKHVYYLTGFLSNPHERFLSAVFSIGKQPFLLVPELDEENARSAADTMAVVTHRDTDNPYEVLKNNLKCSVGTIGFEKDHMSVARFEQLQESLSFARYLDVGPWLRQLRNRKSKEEISKIRHAVALIEQVLLETLPHVKTGITENELVAEIEYLIRKVGAEGPAFDSMVLSGKKTALPHGVPGHQPIANGDLLMFDIGLYADGYASDITRTYGVGHLTEPLQQMYNTVLAANEAAIQAIKPGVSYASIDKAARDVIEEAGYGPYFIHRLGHGLGIDVHEFPSVHGENELLLEESNVFTVEPGIYVPGVGGVRIEDDVAVTATGVEVLTTLPKELTYL, from the coding sequence ATGAACTCCAAATGGACCATACTGGAACAAAAAATGCGGGAGGTAGGCATACAGACGTTAATTATAACCGATCCCAAACATGTCTATTACTTGACAGGCTTTCTAAGCAACCCTCACGAACGATTTCTGAGTGCCGTATTCTCCATCGGCAAGCAGCCCTTCCTGCTCGTTCCCGAGCTGGATGAAGAAAATGCCCGATCTGCTGCAGACACCATGGCAGTCGTAACGCACAGGGATACGGATAACCCTTATGAAGTATTAAAAAATAATCTTAAATGCTCCGTCGGCACGATCGGCTTTGAAAAGGACCATATGTCGGTTGCCCGATTCGAGCAGTTGCAGGAATCCCTGTCCTTTGCCAGATATTTAGATGTTGGCCCATGGCTTCGCCAGCTTCGCAATCGCAAATCAAAGGAAGAAATCAGCAAAATTCGACATGCCGTGGCCCTTATTGAACAAGTGCTGCTGGAGACCCTGCCCCATGTAAAAACTGGCATCACAGAAAATGAACTTGTCGCAGAAATCGAATACCTGATTCGTAAAGTAGGCGCTGAAGGCCCGGCCTTCGATTCCATGGTGCTGTCTGGAAAGAAAACCGCTCTTCCCCATGGAGTGCCAGGCCATCAGCCGATAGCAAATGGCGACCTGCTGATGTTCGATATCGGACTATATGCTGACGGTTACGCATCGGACATTACGCGCACCTATGGCGTTGGACACTTGACCGAGCCGCTACAGCAAATGTATAATACGGTGCTCGCCGCTAATGAAGCAGCAATCCAGGCCATTAAGCCCGGCGTATCTTATGCCTCGATTGACAAAGCTGCCCGCGACGTCATTGAGGAGGCCGGATACGGCCCCTACTTCATTCACCGACTCGGGCACGGTCTCGGGATCGATGTTCATGAATTTCCCTCCGTCCATGGGGAGAATGAGCTGCTTCTTGAAGAAAGCAACGTATTTACGGTCGAACCCGGGATTTACGTGCCTGGGGTCGGAGGCGTTCGCATCGAAGACGACGTTGCCGTAACCGCTACAGGAGTAGAAGTGCTAACTACACTCCCCAAAGAGCTTACTTATTTATAA
- a CDS encoding FecCD family ABC transporter permease, which yields MTKKLAGYAVAGMILLAVTLLICIGVGSVFLPTGQIIGILLQQLPGIGSLITSDWDISAEQIVLQVRLPRVLLGMLVGGSLAVAGAAFQGVLRNPLADPFTLGVSSGAAVGAATLIFFGWQFSLVGVFTLPIVAFVTGACTLLVVMWLARENGKIPIESLILSGVVMQSFLGAIVSFLTAMSKKTINEIMYWTMGSLSLRGWSYTIILLPYLVIGMLFLWSKARSLNLLALGERHAAHSGLNVDRTKVLVLLVATLMTAAAVSVSGVIGFVGLVIPHMIRLMTGPDYRLIIPLSALGGGIFMMWSDLAARTVLAPTEIPLGVVTAFVGAPFFAYLLYRNKKRRMEELQ from the coding sequence ATGACGAAGAAATTGGCAGGATACGCAGTGGCGGGCATGATACTTCTGGCTGTTACTTTGCTGATTTGTATCGGCGTTGGATCCGTCTTTCTGCCCACCGGCCAGATTATAGGTATTTTGCTTCAGCAGCTGCCAGGAATCGGCAGCTTGATAACATCAGATTGGGATATATCGGCAGAGCAGATCGTTCTGCAGGTTCGGTTGCCACGAGTACTTCTGGGCATGTTAGTCGGAGGTTCACTCGCAGTGGCCGGTGCCGCATTTCAAGGTGTGCTTCGCAATCCGCTGGCTGATCCCTTTACATTGGGCGTTTCCTCGGGAGCTGCGGTCGGTGCTGCCACACTTATTTTTTTTGGCTGGCAGTTTTCGTTGGTCGGTGTATTCACGCTCCCGATAGTTGCGTTTGTAACAGGTGCATGTACACTGCTTGTTGTCATGTGGCTCGCTAGGGAGAACGGAAAAATCCCGATTGAGAGCCTCATTTTGTCAGGTGTGGTTATGCAGTCTTTTCTAGGGGCGATTGTGTCGTTTTTAACGGCAATGTCGAAGAAGACTATCAATGAAATTATGTACTGGACAATGGGGAGTTTAAGTTTGCGTGGATGGTCGTATACGATCATCCTTCTCCCATATTTGGTCATTGGAATGCTGTTTTTGTGGAGTAAAGCCCGTAGCTTGAACCTGCTTGCATTGGGAGAACGTCATGCGGCTCACTCCGGGCTGAATGTCGATCGAACCAAGGTGCTTGTACTGCTGGTAGCTACTCTGATGACTGCGGCTGCTGTGTCTGTGTCTGGGGTGATCGGCTTTGTTGGGCTGGTCATACCGCATATGATCAGACTGATGACCGGTCCGGACTATCGTTTGATTATTCCGCTCTCCGCGCTTGGCGGGGGAATCTTTATGATGTGGAGCGATCTTGCAGCCCGAACGGTGCTTGCCCCTACAGAAATACCGCTTGGTGTTGTTACGGCATTTGTGGGCGCTCCCTTCTTTGCTTATTTGCTATATCGTAATAAGAAGCGGAGAATGGAGGAGCTGCAATGA